One Entomomonas asaccharolytica DNA segment encodes these proteins:
- a CDS encoding YgiQ family radical SAM protein gives MRTPTPLFDYPKYWAECFGIAPYLPMSREEMDQLGWDSCDIVLVTGDAYVDHPSFGMAIIGRVLEGQGFRVGIIAQPDWHAKDDFMRLGKPNLFYGVAAGNMDSMINRYTADRRIRSDDAYTPGGEAGKRPDRASLVYSQRCKEAYKDVPVILGGIEASLRRIAHYDYWQDNVRRSILVDATADLVVYGNAERAICEIAQRFSRGESVASMTDIRGTAFIQRHTPEGWYEIDSTRIDRPGKVDKIINPYVSTQELEACAIEQQKGQHTPIDTEQTQAVTILPNPTLTREKTVIRLPSFEKVRNDPVLYAHASRILHLETNPGNARALVQKHDNMDVWINPPPIPLTTPEMDYVFGLPYARLPHPSYKGAKIPAYEMIRFSVNIMRGCFGGCTFCSITEHEGRIIQNRSEESILQEIEDIRDKVPGFTGVISDLGGPTANMYRLACKSREIEAACRKPSCVYPGICGNLNTDHSALIQLYRHARELKGIKKILIASGLRYDLAVKSPEYVKELVTHHVGGYLKIAPEHTEQGPLSKMMKPGIGIYDTFKEMFDKYSKEADKEQYLIPYFIAAHPGTTDEDMMNLALWLKSRGFRADQVQAFYPSPMATATAMYHSGKDPLHKVTYKSDKVFITKSEEQRRLHKAFLRYHDPNNWPLLREALQRMGRADLIGEGKHQLIPTHQPKTSGYQSPRRKNSTPSHGNKAKQSILTQHTGLPPRQQGLKAIKKSPKRK, from the coding sequence ATGCGCACACCTACTCCTCTTTTTGATTACCCAAAATACTGGGCTGAATGCTTTGGCATTGCACCTTATCTCCCTATGAGCCGTGAAGAAATGGATCAGCTTGGCTGGGATTCCTGTGATATTGTCCTCGTCACAGGCGATGCCTATGTCGATCATCCCTCTTTTGGTATGGCTATTATTGGTCGAGTTTTAGAAGGGCAAGGCTTTCGAGTAGGTATTATCGCTCAACCTGACTGGCATGCTAAAGATGACTTTATGAGATTAGGTAAGCCTAATCTATTTTATGGTGTAGCAGCGGGTAATATGGACTCGATGATTAATCGCTATACTGCCGATCGTCGTATCCGCTCTGATGATGCCTATACGCCAGGAGGAGAAGCAGGTAAAAGACCAGATCGTGCTAGCTTAGTATATAGCCAACGCTGTAAAGAAGCCTACAAAGATGTACCTGTTATTTTGGGTGGCATTGAAGCCTCATTACGTCGTATTGCTCACTATGATTATTGGCAAGACAATGTACGTCGCTCAATATTAGTGGATGCCACTGCTGATTTAGTGGTTTATGGTAATGCTGAACGGGCTATTTGCGAAATAGCACAACGTTTTTCCCGTGGTGAATCCGTAGCGAGCATGACAGATATTAGAGGCACTGCTTTTATTCAACGCCATACCCCAGAAGGATGGTATGAAATAGATTCAACACGCATTGATCGCCCTGGTAAAGTGGATAAAATTATCAATCCCTATGTATCTACTCAAGAGTTAGAAGCATGCGCAATTGAACAGCAAAAAGGCCAACATACGCCGATAGATACTGAACAAACTCAAGCAGTCACTATATTACCCAACCCTACCCTCACCAGAGAAAAAACCGTTATTCGTTTACCCTCTTTTGAGAAAGTACGTAATGACCCTGTTTTATATGCTCATGCCAGTCGTATATTGCATTTAGAAACCAACCCAGGAAATGCTAGAGCATTGGTTCAAAAACACGATAATATGGATGTATGGATTAATCCACCGCCTATTCCGTTAACTACCCCAGAGATGGACTATGTATTTGGTTTACCTTATGCCAGATTACCCCATCCATCTTATAAGGGAGCTAAAATACCAGCCTATGAGATGATTCGTTTTTCAGTCAATATCATGCGTGGTTGTTTTGGTGGCTGTACTTTCTGTTCAATTACCGAACATGAAGGGCGGATTATTCAAAATCGCTCAGAAGAATCTATTCTTCAAGAAATTGAAGACATACGTGATAAAGTGCCAGGTTTTACAGGGGTTATTTCTGATTTAGGTGGCCCTACCGCCAACATGTATCGTTTAGCCTGCAAAAGTCGTGAAATCGAAGCCGCTTGCCGTAAGCCTTCCTGTGTTTATCCAGGCATTTGTGGCAATCTGAATACCGATCACTCAGCATTAATTCAATTGTATCGTCATGCCCGAGAACTTAAAGGTATTAAGAAAATATTGATTGCCTCAGGTTTACGTTATGATCTCGCTGTAAAATCACCTGAATACGTTAAAGAACTAGTCACTCATCATGTTGGTGGTTACTTAAAAATCGCGCCTGAGCATACTGAACAAGGCCCCTTAAGTAAAATGATGAAACCTGGCATAGGGATTTATGATACCTTCAAAGAAATGTTTGATAAGTACAGTAAAGAAGCGGATAAAGAACAATACCTTATCCCTTATTTTATTGCAGCGCATCCTGGTACAACTGATGAAGACATGATGAACCTTGCTCTTTGGTTAAAAAGTCGTGGCTTTAGAGCCGATCAGGTACAAGCTTTCTATCCGTCACCAATGGCTACTGCCACCGCCATGTATCACTCAGGCAAAGATCCATTACATAAAGTGACCTATAAGAGTGATAAAGTATTTATCACCAAAAGTGAAGAACAACGTCGCTTGCATAAGGCTTTCTTACGTTATCATGACCCAAATAACTGGCCCCTGTTAAGAGAAGCGTTACAACGGATGGGACGTGCTGATTTAATTGGTGAGGGTAAACATCAACTTATTCCAACCCATCAACCTAAAACGTCTGGTTATCAGAGCCCTAGGCGTAAAAACTCAACCCCTAGTCATGGTAATAAGGCCAAACAATCTATATTAACGCAACACACAGGGTTACCTCCCCGCCAACAGGGATTAAAAGCAATCAAAAAGTCACCTAAAAGAAAATAA
- a CDS encoding disulfide bond formation protein B has translation MKSLLNSRFIFFMIFLACAASLGYAFYLEYVHHMEPCVLCWVQRVLFAAVGIICFIGFIHNPQSVGRRIYAFLGLIFSILGIVAAGRQIWLKFNPDNSGCLPTTIESIFEDNPFFEAILKAFQGTSECGLFQGEVLGIELPYWGIILFSAITIVLIFQLVRSNSLRILFN, from the coding sequence ATGAAATCATTATTAAACTCGCGCTTTATTTTCTTTATGATTTTCCTAGCCTGTGCTGCTAGCCTAGGTTATGCCTTTTATCTGGAATATGTTCACCATATGGAGCCGTGCGTGCTATGTTGGGTGCAACGTGTACTATTTGCTGCAGTAGGGATTATTTGCTTTATTGGCTTTATTCATAATCCACAAAGTGTGGGACGACGCATCTATGCATTCTTAGGTTTAATTTTCTCAATACTTGGCATTGTTGCAGCAGGTCGTCAAATATGGCTTAAATTTAACCCAGATAATTCGGGTTGCCTACCTACTACTATTGAAAGTATTTTTGAAGATAACCCCTTTTTTGAAGCCATTTTAAAAGCCTTCCAAGGAACATCCGAATGTGGTTTATTTCAAGGCGAGGTCTTAGGTATTGAGTTACCTTACTGGGGTATTATATTATTCAGCGCCATTACCATTGTCCTCATCTTTCAACTTGTTAGAAGTAACTCGTTACGGATTCTATTTAACTAA
- a CDS encoding multifunctional CCA tRNA nucleotidyl transferase/2'3'-cyclic phosphodiesterase/2'nucleotidase/phosphatase → MDTDWVVVGATAEDMLARGYQPVGADFPVFLHPKTGEEYALARTERKSGKGYGGFTFFTDPTVTLQQDLARRDLTINAIAEDERGNLYDPYNGQQDIENRILRHVSAAFIEDPLRVLRVARFAARYANLGFTIAEETLALMTTLSTSGELDELTAERVWKEFSRALMEPSPEVFLQVLQQCKALPVLLPELVDLPLVERVLKQAAIEQKPLVVRWACLMIPQALAGNLNSIKAINQRFKVPNDCSDLALLTGQYLVMCQQSLTQSADDLLNLLQRTDVLRRPERLSLLLEVCVLLAKVTGQLDNEQDYLPSQLLKEIAEAVRAVKPQPFIAKGLQGIALGEALTEERLKAISQVSARY, encoded by the coding sequence ATGGATACTGACTGGGTAGTGGTGGGTGCTACCGCTGAGGATATGTTAGCGCGAGGGTATCAACCTGTAGGTGCTGATTTTCCAGTGTTTCTTCATCCTAAAACAGGCGAGGAATATGCGTTAGCACGTACTGAGCGGAAAAGTGGTAAAGGCTATGGTGGCTTTACTTTTTTTACAGACCCTACCGTTACTTTACAACAAGATTTAGCACGAAGAGATTTAACGATTAATGCCATTGCTGAAGATGAACGGGGTAATTTATATGATCCCTACAATGGTCAACAAGATATTGAAAATAGAATCTTACGCCATGTTTCAGCCGCATTTATTGAAGATCCATTAAGGGTTCTAAGAGTCGCGCGCTTTGCTGCACGCTATGCTAATTTAGGTTTTACTATTGCAGAAGAAACCTTAGCATTAATGACAACCTTAAGCACCAGTGGCGAGTTAGATGAGCTAACTGCTGAGCGGGTGTGGAAAGAGTTTTCACGTGCATTAATGGAACCTAGCCCAGAGGTTTTTTTACAAGTTCTGCAACAATGTAAGGCTTTACCTGTACTACTTCCTGAGTTGGTAGATTTACCTTTAGTTGAACGTGTTTTAAAGCAAGCGGCTATTGAACAAAAACCGTTAGTAGTACGTTGGGCTTGTTTGATGATTCCCCAAGCTTTAGCGGGTAATTTAAATAGTATTAAAGCGATTAATCAACGCTTTAAAGTACCCAATGATTGTAGTGATTTAGCCCTATTAACAGGGCAATATTTAGTGATGTGTCAGCAAAGTTTAACTCAATCGGCTGATGATTTATTAAATCTATTGCAACGAACAGATGTTTTACGTCGTCCTGAACGTTTATCATTATTATTAGAGGTTTGTGTATTATTAGCCAAAGTGACAGGGCAGCTTGATAATGAACAAGACTATCTGCCAAGCCAACTTTTGAAAGAAATAGCAGAGGCTGTACGCGCTGTAAAACCACAGCCATTTATTGCTAAGGGATTACAAGGAATTGCTTTGGGTGAAGCATTAACAGAAGAAAGACTGAAAGCAATCAGCCAAGTGAGCGCGCGTTATTAA